A window of Candidatus Atribacteria bacterium contains these coding sequences:
- the fabK gene encoding enoyl-[acyl-carrier-protein] reductase FabK, translating to MFKSIICKLLEIKYPLIQGGMAWIADAELASAVSNAGALGVIAAGYAPGEWIREEIRKTKKLTEKPFGLNIMLLNPNADEIAQIAVDEGIKVIITGAGNPGKYMKMWKENNILVFPVIPSVALAVRMERAGADAVIAEGNEAGGHVGELTTMSLIPQVADAINIPVLAAGGIADGRGLAASWMLGASGFQMGTRFLVAHECNVHRSYKQKIIDAKDTSTIVTGRPTGHPVRIIKNRLARDFQELEKRNAPLEEYEELGKNSLYRAVREGDMDFGSIMAGQSAGLVKKEQTCKEIIEEIFLEARKIILEKSKLI from the coding sequence GTGTTTAAGTCTATTATATGTAAGCTTTTAGAAATAAAATACCCGCTTATTCAAGGAGGGATGGCCTGGATTGCCGATGCCGAACTGGCTTCAGCTGTATCCAATGCCGGTGCTTTGGGAGTTATTGCAGCTGGTTATGCCCCGGGTGAATGGATTAGAGAAGAAATTCGAAAAACAAAGAAATTAACCGAAAAACCCTTTGGACTTAACATTATGCTCTTAAATCCCAATGCTGATGAAATTGCTCAGATAGCTGTTGATGAAGGAATAAAAGTAATCATTACCGGTGCAGGTAATCCCGGTAAATATATGAAAATGTGGAAGGAAAATAATATTTTGGTATTTCCGGTAATTCCTTCGGTTGCTCTTGCTGTGCGAATGGAAAGAGCAGGGGCAGATGCAGTGATTGCAGAAGGTAATGAAGCTGGGGGACATGTAGGAGAATTAACCACCATGTCTCTTATTCCTCAAGTAGCAGATGCCATAAATATTCCCGTTTTAGCTGCCGGAGGGATTGCCGATGGTCGCGGTTTAGCGGCTTCCTGGATGTTAGGAGCTTCAGGCTTTCAAATGGGTACAAGATTTTTAGTAGCCCATGAATGCAATGTTCATAGGAGCTATAAACAAAAAATAATTGATGCCAAAGATACCAGCACAATAGTTACCGGAAGGCCAACCGGTCACCCGGTTAGGATAATAAAGAATAGACTGGCCAGGGATTTTCAAGAGTTGGAAAAAAGAAATGCCCCTTTAGAAGAATATGAAGAGTTAGGAAAAAATTCGCTTTATCGAGCAGTTCGAGAAGGAGATATGGATTTTGGTTCGATAATGGCCGGACAATCAGCCGGTTTGGTGAAAAAGGAGCAAACTTGCAAAGAGATAATTGAAGAAATATTTTTGGAAGCAAGAAAAATAATTCTCGAAAAAAGTAAACTAATTTAG